From Halichoerus grypus chromosome 6, mHalGry1.hap1.1, whole genome shotgun sequence, one genomic window encodes:
- the ATP6V0C gene encoding V-type proton ATPase 16 kDa proteolipid subunit c has product MSEAKNGPEYASFFAVMGASAAMVFSALGAAYGTAKSGTGIAAMSVMRPELIMKSIIPVVMAGIIAIYGLVVAVLIANSLNDGISLYRSFLQLGAGLSVGLSGLAAGFAIGIVGDAGVRGTAQQPRLFVGMILILIFAEVLGLYGLIVALILSTK; this is encoded by the exons ATGTCCGAGGCCAAGAACGGCCCCGAGTACGCCTCCTTTTTCGCGGTCATGGGCGCCTCGGCCGCCATGGTCTTCAGCG ccctgGGTGCTGCCTATGGTACAGCCAAGAGTGGCACCGGCATCGCAGCCATGTCCGTCATGCGGCCAGAACTGATCATGAAGTCCATCATCCCAGTGGTCATGGCTGGTATCATCGCCATCTATGGGCTGGTGGTGGCAGTCCTCATCGCTAATTCCCTGAATGATGGCATCAGCCTCTACAG GAGTTTCCTCCAGTTGGGTGCTGGCCTGAGTGTGGGCCTGAGTGGGCTGGCGGCTGGCTTTGCCATTGGCATTGTGGGGGACGCTGGTGTGCGTGGCACTGCCCAGCAGCCCCGGCTATTCGTGGGCATGATCCTGATCCTCATCTTCGCCGAGGTGCTCGGCCTCTACGGTCTCATTGTTGCCCTCATCCTCTCCACAAAGTAG
- the TBC1D24 gene encoding TBC1 domain family member 24 isoform X3, translating to MDPPGYNCFVDRDKMDAAVQDLGPKELSCTELQELKQLARQGYWARSYALRGKVYQRLIRDIPCRTVTPDASVYSDIVGKIVGKHSTSSLPLPEFVDNTQVPSYCLNPRGEGAVRKILLCIANQFPDVSFCPALPAVVALLLHYSADEAQCFESACRVLACNDPSRKLVDQSFLAFESSCMTFGDLVNKYCQAAHKLMVAVSEDVLQVYADWQRWLFGELPLSYFARVFDVFLVEGYKVLYRVALAILKFFHKVRAGQPLESDSVKQDIRAFVRDIAKTVSPEKLLEKAFAIRLFSRKEIQLLQMANEKALKQKGITVKQKSVSLSKRQFVHLAVHAENFHSEIVSVKEMRDIWSWVPERFALCQPLLLFSSLQHGYSLTRFYFQCEGHEPTLLLIKTTQKEVCGAYLSTDWSERNKFGGKVGFFGTGECFVFRLQPEVQRYEWVVIKHPELTKPMSLEVPAALSPPCRPVSSDPADRLSPFLAARHFNLPSKTESMFMAGGNDCLIIGRLLAEKWIFTRPTLWSI from the exons ATGGACCCCCCGGGGTACAACTGCTTTGTGGACAGAGACAAGATGGACGCTGCCGTGCAGGACCTGGGCCCCAAGGAGCTGAGCTGCACCGAGCTGCAGGAGCTGAAGCAGCTGGCTCGCCAGGGCTACTGGGCCCGCAGCTACGCCCTGCGGGGCAAGGTGTACCAGCGCCTGATCCGGGACATCCCCTGCCGCACCGTCACGCCGGATGCCAGCGTGTACAGCGACATCGTGGGCAAGATCGTGGGCAAGCACAGCACCAGCAGTCTGCCCTTGCCCGAGTTCGTGGACAACACGCAGGTGCCCAGCTACTGCCTGAACCCACGCGGCGAGGGTGCCGTGCGCAAGATCCTGCTGTGCATCGCCAACCAGTTCCCGGACGTGTCCTTCTGCCCCGCGCTGCCGGCCGTGGTGGCCCTGCTACTCCACTACAGTGCAGACGAGGCCCAGTGCTTCGAGAGCGCCTGCCGCGTCCTGGCCTGCAACGACCCCAGCAGGAAGCTCGTGGACCAGAGCTTCCTGGCCTTCGAGTCTTCCTGCATGACCTTCGGGGACCTGGTGAACAAGTACTGCCAGGCGGCCCACAAGCTGATGGTGGCCGTGTCCGAGGACGTCCTGCAGGTCTACGCGGACTGGCAGCGCTGGCTGTTCGGGGAGCTGCCCCTCAGCTACTTCGCCCGCGTCTTCGACGTCTTCCTGGTGGAGGGGTACAAGGTGTTGTACCGCGTGGCGCTGGCCATCCTCAAGTTCTTCCACAAGGTAAGAGCCGGGCAGCCGCTGGAGTCGGACAGTGTGAAGCAGGACATCCGCGCCTTCGTCAGGGACATCGCCAAGACCGTGTCTCCGGAGAAGCTGCTGGAGAAGGCGTTCGCCATCCGCCTCTTCTCCCGGAAGGAGATCCAGCTCCTACAGATGGCCAACGAGAAAGCTCTGAAGCAGAAGGGCATCACCGTCAAGCAGAAGAG TGTTTCACTCTCTAAAAG gCAGTTTGTACACTTGGCCGTGCACGCAGAGAACTTCCACTCAGAGATTGTCAGCGTGAAGGAGATGAGAGACATCTGGTCTTGGGTCCCCGAGCGCTTCGCCCTCTGCCAGCCCCTTCTGCTCTTCTCGTCCCTGCAGCACGGGTACAGCCTGACCAG GTTCTATTTCCAGTGTGAAGGACATGAGCCCACCCTCCTGCTCATCAAGACCACGCAAAAGGAG GTGTGTGGGGCTTACCTGTCAACAGACTGGAGTGAGAGAAACAAGTTTGGAGGCAAAGTGGGCTTCTTTGGGACCGGAGAGTGCTTCGTGTTTCGG CTGCAGCCTGAGGTCCAGCGCTACGAGTGGGTGGTCATCAAACACCCAGAGCTGACCAAGCCCATGTCCTTGGAGGTCCCTGCCGCCCTGTCCCCGCCCTGCCGCCCTGTGTCCTCCGACCCTGCTGACCGCCTCTCACCCTTCTTGGCTGCACGTCACTTCAACCTGCCCTCCAAGACGGAGTCCATGTTCATGGCTGGGGGCAACGACTGTCTCATCATAG GGCGGTTATTGGCTGAGAAATGGATTTTTACTCGACCGACACTTTGGAGCatctga
- the TBC1D24 gene encoding TBC1 domain family member 24 isoform X4 produces the protein MDPPGYNCFVDRDKMDAAVQDLGPKELSCTELQELKQLARQGYWARSYALRGKVYQRLIRDIPCRTVTPDASVYSDIVGKIVGKHSTSSLPLPEFVDNTQVPSYCLNPRGEGAVRKILLCIANQFPDVSFCPALPAVVALLLHYSADEAQCFESACRVLACNDPSRKLVDQSFLAFESSCMTFGDLVNKYCQAAHKLMVAVSEDVLQVYADWQRWLFGELPLSYFARVFDVFLVEGYKVLYRVALAILKFFHKVRAGQPLESDSVKQDIRAFVRDIAKTVSPEKLLEKAFAIRLFSRKEIQLLQMANEKALKQKGITVKQKSVSLSKRQFVHLAVHAENFHSEIVSVKEMRDIWSWVPERFALCQPLLLFSSLQHGYSLTRFYFQCEGHEPTLLLIKTTQKEVCGAYLSTDWSERNKFGGKVGFFGTGECFVFRLQPEVQRYEWVVIKHPELTKPMSLEVPAALSPPCRPVSSDPADRLSPFLAARHFNLPSKTESMFMAGGNDCLIIEPEASAGPHCRSMP, from the exons ATGGACCCCCCGGGGTACAACTGCTTTGTGGACAGAGACAAGATGGACGCTGCCGTGCAGGACCTGGGCCCCAAGGAGCTGAGCTGCACCGAGCTGCAGGAGCTGAAGCAGCTGGCTCGCCAGGGCTACTGGGCCCGCAGCTACGCCCTGCGGGGCAAGGTGTACCAGCGCCTGATCCGGGACATCCCCTGCCGCACCGTCACGCCGGATGCCAGCGTGTACAGCGACATCGTGGGCAAGATCGTGGGCAAGCACAGCACCAGCAGTCTGCCCTTGCCCGAGTTCGTGGACAACACGCAGGTGCCCAGCTACTGCCTGAACCCACGCGGCGAGGGTGCCGTGCGCAAGATCCTGCTGTGCATCGCCAACCAGTTCCCGGACGTGTCCTTCTGCCCCGCGCTGCCGGCCGTGGTGGCCCTGCTACTCCACTACAGTGCAGACGAGGCCCAGTGCTTCGAGAGCGCCTGCCGCGTCCTGGCCTGCAACGACCCCAGCAGGAAGCTCGTGGACCAGAGCTTCCTGGCCTTCGAGTCTTCCTGCATGACCTTCGGGGACCTGGTGAACAAGTACTGCCAGGCGGCCCACAAGCTGATGGTGGCCGTGTCCGAGGACGTCCTGCAGGTCTACGCGGACTGGCAGCGCTGGCTGTTCGGGGAGCTGCCCCTCAGCTACTTCGCCCGCGTCTTCGACGTCTTCCTGGTGGAGGGGTACAAGGTGTTGTACCGCGTGGCGCTGGCCATCCTCAAGTTCTTCCACAAGGTAAGAGCCGGGCAGCCGCTGGAGTCGGACAGTGTGAAGCAGGACATCCGCGCCTTCGTCAGGGACATCGCCAAGACCGTGTCTCCGGAGAAGCTGCTGGAGAAGGCGTTCGCCATCCGCCTCTTCTCCCGGAAGGAGATCCAGCTCCTACAGATGGCCAACGAGAAAGCTCTGAAGCAGAAGGGCATCACCGTCAAGCAGAAGAG TGTTTCACTCTCTAAAAG gCAGTTTGTACACTTGGCCGTGCACGCAGAGAACTTCCACTCAGAGATTGTCAGCGTGAAGGAGATGAGAGACATCTGGTCTTGGGTCCCCGAGCGCTTCGCCCTCTGCCAGCCCCTTCTGCTCTTCTCGTCCCTGCAGCACGGGTACAGCCTGACCAG GTTCTATTTCCAGTGTGAAGGACATGAGCCCACCCTCCTGCTCATCAAGACCACGCAAAAGGAG GTGTGTGGGGCTTACCTGTCAACAGACTGGAGTGAGAGAAACAAGTTTGGAGGCAAAGTGGGCTTCTTTGGGACCGGAGAGTGCTTCGTGTTTCGG CTGCAGCCTGAGGTCCAGCGCTACGAGTGGGTGGTCATCAAACACCCAGAGCTGACCAAGCCCATGTCCTTGGAGGTCCCTGCCGCCCTGTCCCCGCCCTGCCGCCCTGTGTCCTCCGACCCTGCTGACCGCCTCTCACCCTTCTTGGCTGCACGTCACTTCAACCTGCCCTCCAAGACGGAGTCCATGTTCATGGCTGGGGGCAACGACTGTCTCATCATAG AGCCTGAGGCTTCTGCTGGGCCCCACTGTAGGTCCATGCCCTAA
- the TBC1D24 gene encoding TBC1 domain family member 24 isoform X1, producing MDPPGYNCFVDRDKMDAAVQDLGPKELSCTELQELKQLARQGYWARSYALRGKVYQRLIRDIPCRTVTPDASVYSDIVGKIVGKHSTSSLPLPEFVDNTQVPSYCLNPRGEGAVRKILLCIANQFPDVSFCPALPAVVALLLHYSADEAQCFESACRVLACNDPSRKLVDQSFLAFESSCMTFGDLVNKYCQAAHKLMVAVSEDVLQVYADWQRWLFGELPLSYFARVFDVFLVEGYKVLYRVALAILKFFHKVRAGQPLESDSVKQDIRAFVRDIAKTVSPEKLLEKAFAIRLFSRKEIQLLQMANEKALKQKGITVKQKSVSLSKRQFVHLAVHAENFHSEIVSVKEMRDIWSWVPERFALCQPLLLFSSLQHGYSLTRFYFQCEGHEPTLLLIKTTQKEVCGAYLSTDWSERNKFGGKVGFFGTGECFVFRLQPEVQRYEWVVIKHPELTKPMSLEVPAALSPPCRPVSSDPADRLSPFLAARHFNLPSKTESMFMAGGNDCLIIGGGGGQALYIDGDLNRGRTGHCDTFNNQPLCSENFLIAAVEAWGFQDPDTQ from the exons ATGGACCCCCCGGGGTACAACTGCTTTGTGGACAGAGACAAGATGGACGCTGCCGTGCAGGACCTGGGCCCCAAGGAGCTGAGCTGCACCGAGCTGCAGGAGCTGAAGCAGCTGGCTCGCCAGGGCTACTGGGCCCGCAGCTACGCCCTGCGGGGCAAGGTGTACCAGCGCCTGATCCGGGACATCCCCTGCCGCACCGTCACGCCGGATGCCAGCGTGTACAGCGACATCGTGGGCAAGATCGTGGGCAAGCACAGCACCAGCAGTCTGCCCTTGCCCGAGTTCGTGGACAACACGCAGGTGCCCAGCTACTGCCTGAACCCACGCGGCGAGGGTGCCGTGCGCAAGATCCTGCTGTGCATCGCCAACCAGTTCCCGGACGTGTCCTTCTGCCCCGCGCTGCCGGCCGTGGTGGCCCTGCTACTCCACTACAGTGCAGACGAGGCCCAGTGCTTCGAGAGCGCCTGCCGCGTCCTGGCCTGCAACGACCCCAGCAGGAAGCTCGTGGACCAGAGCTTCCTGGCCTTCGAGTCTTCCTGCATGACCTTCGGGGACCTGGTGAACAAGTACTGCCAGGCGGCCCACAAGCTGATGGTGGCCGTGTCCGAGGACGTCCTGCAGGTCTACGCGGACTGGCAGCGCTGGCTGTTCGGGGAGCTGCCCCTCAGCTACTTCGCCCGCGTCTTCGACGTCTTCCTGGTGGAGGGGTACAAGGTGTTGTACCGCGTGGCGCTGGCCATCCTCAAGTTCTTCCACAAGGTAAGAGCCGGGCAGCCGCTGGAGTCGGACAGTGTGAAGCAGGACATCCGCGCCTTCGTCAGGGACATCGCCAAGACCGTGTCTCCGGAGAAGCTGCTGGAGAAGGCGTTCGCCATCCGCCTCTTCTCCCGGAAGGAGATCCAGCTCCTACAGATGGCCAACGAGAAAGCTCTGAAGCAGAAGGGCATCACCGTCAAGCAGAAGAG TGTTTCACTCTCTAAAAG gCAGTTTGTACACTTGGCCGTGCACGCAGAGAACTTCCACTCAGAGATTGTCAGCGTGAAGGAGATGAGAGACATCTGGTCTTGGGTCCCCGAGCGCTTCGCCCTCTGCCAGCCCCTTCTGCTCTTCTCGTCCCTGCAGCACGGGTACAGCCTGACCAG GTTCTATTTCCAGTGTGAAGGACATGAGCCCACCCTCCTGCTCATCAAGACCACGCAAAAGGAG GTGTGTGGGGCTTACCTGTCAACAGACTGGAGTGAGAGAAACAAGTTTGGAGGCAAAGTGGGCTTCTTTGGGACCGGAGAGTGCTTCGTGTTTCGG CTGCAGCCTGAGGTCCAGCGCTACGAGTGGGTGGTCATCAAACACCCAGAGCTGACCAAGCCCATGTCCTTGGAGGTCCCTGCCGCCCTGTCCCCGCCCTGCCGCCCTGTGTCCTCCGACCCTGCTGACCGCCTCTCACCCTTCTTGGCTGCACGTCACTTCAACCTGCCCTCCAAGACGGAGTCCATGTTCATGGCTGGGGGCAACGACTGTCTCATCATAG GTGGAGGGGGCGGCCAGGCGCTCTACATCGATGGGGACCTGAATCGGGGCCGCACTGGCCACTGCGACACTTTCAACAACCAGCCCCTCTGCTCTGAGAACTTCCTCATCGCGGCTGTGGAGGCCTGGGGCTTCCAAGACCCTGACACTCAGTGA
- the TBC1D24 gene encoding TBC1 domain family member 24 isoform X2, with protein sequence MDPPGYNCFVDRDKMDAAVQDLGPKELSCTELQELKQLARQGYWARSYALRGKVYQRLIRDIPCRTVTPDASVYSDIVGKIVGKHSTSSLPLPEFVDNTQVPSYCLNPRGEGAVRKILLCIANQFPDVSFCPALPAVVALLLHYSADEAQCFESACRVLACNDPSRKLVDQSFLAFESSCMTFGDLVNKYCQAAHKLMVAVSEDVLQVYADWQRWLFGELPLSYFARVFDVFLVEGYKVLYRVALAILKFFHKVRAGQPLESDSVKQDIRAFVRDIAKTVSPEKLLEKAFAIRLFSRKEIQLLQMANEKALKQKGITVKQKRQFVHLAVHAENFHSEIVSVKEMRDIWSWVPERFALCQPLLLFSSLQHGYSLTRFYFQCEGHEPTLLLIKTTQKEVCGAYLSTDWSERNKFGGKVGFFGTGECFVFRLQPEVQRYEWVVIKHPELTKPMSLEVPAALSPPCRPVSSDPADRLSPFLAARHFNLPSKTESMFMAGGNDCLIIGGGGGQALYIDGDLNRGRTGHCDTFNNQPLCSENFLIAAVEAWGFQDPDTQ encoded by the exons ATGGACCCCCCGGGGTACAACTGCTTTGTGGACAGAGACAAGATGGACGCTGCCGTGCAGGACCTGGGCCCCAAGGAGCTGAGCTGCACCGAGCTGCAGGAGCTGAAGCAGCTGGCTCGCCAGGGCTACTGGGCCCGCAGCTACGCCCTGCGGGGCAAGGTGTACCAGCGCCTGATCCGGGACATCCCCTGCCGCACCGTCACGCCGGATGCCAGCGTGTACAGCGACATCGTGGGCAAGATCGTGGGCAAGCACAGCACCAGCAGTCTGCCCTTGCCCGAGTTCGTGGACAACACGCAGGTGCCCAGCTACTGCCTGAACCCACGCGGCGAGGGTGCCGTGCGCAAGATCCTGCTGTGCATCGCCAACCAGTTCCCGGACGTGTCCTTCTGCCCCGCGCTGCCGGCCGTGGTGGCCCTGCTACTCCACTACAGTGCAGACGAGGCCCAGTGCTTCGAGAGCGCCTGCCGCGTCCTGGCCTGCAACGACCCCAGCAGGAAGCTCGTGGACCAGAGCTTCCTGGCCTTCGAGTCTTCCTGCATGACCTTCGGGGACCTGGTGAACAAGTACTGCCAGGCGGCCCACAAGCTGATGGTGGCCGTGTCCGAGGACGTCCTGCAGGTCTACGCGGACTGGCAGCGCTGGCTGTTCGGGGAGCTGCCCCTCAGCTACTTCGCCCGCGTCTTCGACGTCTTCCTGGTGGAGGGGTACAAGGTGTTGTACCGCGTGGCGCTGGCCATCCTCAAGTTCTTCCACAAGGTAAGAGCCGGGCAGCCGCTGGAGTCGGACAGTGTGAAGCAGGACATCCGCGCCTTCGTCAGGGACATCGCCAAGACCGTGTCTCCGGAGAAGCTGCTGGAGAAGGCGTTCGCCATCCGCCTCTTCTCCCGGAAGGAGATCCAGCTCCTACAGATGGCCAACGAGAAAGCTCTGAAGCAGAAGGGCATCACCGTCAAGCAGAAGAG gCAGTTTGTACACTTGGCCGTGCACGCAGAGAACTTCCACTCAGAGATTGTCAGCGTGAAGGAGATGAGAGACATCTGGTCTTGGGTCCCCGAGCGCTTCGCCCTCTGCCAGCCCCTTCTGCTCTTCTCGTCCCTGCAGCACGGGTACAGCCTGACCAG GTTCTATTTCCAGTGTGAAGGACATGAGCCCACCCTCCTGCTCATCAAGACCACGCAAAAGGAG GTGTGTGGGGCTTACCTGTCAACAGACTGGAGTGAGAGAAACAAGTTTGGAGGCAAAGTGGGCTTCTTTGGGACCGGAGAGTGCTTCGTGTTTCGG CTGCAGCCTGAGGTCCAGCGCTACGAGTGGGTGGTCATCAAACACCCAGAGCTGACCAAGCCCATGTCCTTGGAGGTCCCTGCCGCCCTGTCCCCGCCCTGCCGCCCTGTGTCCTCCGACCCTGCTGACCGCCTCTCACCCTTCTTGGCTGCACGTCACTTCAACCTGCCCTCCAAGACGGAGTCCATGTTCATGGCTGGGGGCAACGACTGTCTCATCATAG GTGGAGGGGGCGGCCAGGCGCTCTACATCGATGGGGACCTGAATCGGGGCCGCACTGGCCACTGCGACACTTTCAACAACCAGCCCCTCTGCTCTGAGAACTTCCTCATCGCGGCTGTGGAGGCCTGGGGCTTCCAAGACCCTGACACTCAGTGA